The window ACATACACCAAATAGACCCACCAATATTGCCGCCTACAAATCCACCTAATAATTATGGAGATTATGTCGGCTCTGCTAATAATCATGCAATGGTATTTTCTAACGTAATAAATACATTATTACATAATGATTCCATTATGACAACAGCCAATGAGGTTGCCTCAGTAGTAGCTCTTATAGAGGATGCTTATCGTAGCAATCCATTTTTGCAGGATACCCCCTCCTAATGGCTAATATATGGCTATGCAAGACCTAAAAGAGCGACAATTCGTTTTTATGGGAATTATAGCCTTCGTTTTTTTTATCTATATCTTGCGCTTAGGGTATCTACAACTACTAAGCCCTGATTACGCCCGTGATGCAGAACGAAATGTAGTTAAAAGAATTGTATTAGAACCTTCACGGGGAATTATTTATGATAGAAAGCATCGGGTTTATGTAACAAATACCCCGATATACGACCTAATGATTGTTCCCAAAGAACTATTCATTCCGGACACGAGTATTTTTGAACGCTATTTACATTTAAGTAGAGAAACTATCCGTAAACGCATAGAATATGCAAAAGCATATTCTATGCTAAAACCCAGTTTGTTAGAAAAACAAATTAGCGCAGATTTATATGCTCCGCTTCAAGAACATCTATGGCAATGCAGAGGCGTTTATACCGTACTTAGAAATGCCCGTAATTATTTGTACCCCGTAGGTGCAAATTATTTAGGCTACATCAGTGAAGTAAGCAAACGAGATATAGAATTATTTGAAAACTACTACACACAAGGCGACTTAATCGGCACTTCCGGCTTAGAACGCTATTATGAAAAATATTTACGGGGAAAAAAAGGGGTCAGAAAAGTTTTTATGGATGTCTTTGGTAGGCAGGTAGGAACTTTCGAGAATGGTAAACATGACACCATCCCGGAAAAAGGAGAAGATATTGTAGTTGGTATAGACATTGACTTGCAGGTAGCTGGAGAAAAGTTAATGCAAAATAAGCGCGGCAGTATCGTGGCTATTGAGCCGGAAACCGGCGAAATTTTAGCATTTGTATCAGCACCATCTTATGATCCTAACCTACTAACCGGCTACGAAGTTGTAAATAACTTTAGAAAACTAAATACAGATACTTTAAAACCTCTTTTTGACCGCCCGTTGATGGCTCGCTACCCCCCGGGGTCAATATTTAAAATCATAAATGCGCTAATAGCTTTACAAGAAGGCACATTATCCCCAAATTCTGTTTACCCTTGTGGTGGCGGCTTTTACCGGAATGGCGGCAGACCCAAGTGCCACCTACACCCAAGCCCATTGGACCTCAATGGCGCTATTCAACATTCCTGTAACGCCTATTTCGCAGCAACTTACGTGGACTTTTTAAACTCAAATAAATTCAGGAGCTTTAACCAAGCTTATGATGTTTGGTATAAATACAGTAAATATTTCGGGGTTGGGCAAAAACTAAATGTAGATATCCCCGGTGAAAGTTTTGGCAGGCTTCCCAGCCGAAAATTTTATGATAAATGGTACAAAGCAAATCGCTGGAGAGCAATGACCATCGTTAGTAATTCTATTGGGCAGGGAGAAGTAGAAATGACTCCATTGCAAATGGCTAATTGTGTTGCCGCAATTGCTAATAAAGGCTGGTATATTCAGCCCCACTTTTTTAAAAGTTTTTATGTAAGCAGCACTCCCTCCAATGATTCAATACAATTTAAACGAATTGATTTACCGATTGACTCCACCTATTTTTCGGTAGTTTTTGACGCAATGGAGCAGGTCGTTTTGGCAGGAACAGGATATTTAGCTCGTGTAGATAGTATCTCGATTTGCGGAAAAACCGGAACAGCTCAAAATCCACATGGCGACGACCACTCTGTTTTTGTCGCCTTTGCACCTAAAGATAAACCTAAAATAGCAATAGCCGTAATCATAGAAAACGCTACTTGGGGCGGAGCGTGGGCTGCACCCATAGCCGGCCTAATGATAGAACAATACCTAAAAGGAAAAATTACCAATCAAGCCCTCTTTGAGAGAATGGAACAAGCTAACTTTATAGACCCAGAAAAAAATCCCAATAAAGTTAAACTCAAAGACAACAAACCCAAAACTGAATAACCTTAATAATATGACTTTTCGCACAACCTATTATTTTATAGGGATATTTATCGGCCTCTTTGTGGCTTGCACTCCTCCAGAGAAGCCAGCAGACACACCACTTCCAACACCTACCCAAAACGCTGTATTTATCATCAATGAAGGAAACTTTGGATGGGGAAATGCATCCATTTCCTATTATGACTCTACCCAAAAAACGACCACCAAAGATATTTTTCAGCCCGCCAATAACCGCCCTATCGGAGATGTTTTGCAAGATGCCAAAAAGATAGGTAACTATCTTTGGACAGTAGTTAATAACTCCGGAAAAATAGAAATCATAGATACCAAGACATTTAAGTCCGTTTACACCATTTCCGGCCTAAAATCTCCGCGATATTTATTGCCAATACACTCAAAAGCGTATCTAAGTGATTTTAAGGATAATGCAATTTCTGTTTTGGATTTAAACGAGAAAAAAATAACCCAAAAAATCTATTTTCCGGGCTGGTCTGAACAAATGCTTTTGTACCAAAATATTATCTGGATAACTGCTCCACATAGCAAGAACATCTACTTATTAGATACACTCACTAACACCATTCAAGATAGTATTTTGCTAAATACCGGAGGAACCTCAATCGTAATGGATAAATTGAACAGAATTTGGGTGCTCTGTGAAGGAGACATCGGGGGAATAGAAAACCCTATTTTGTATGTAATTAATCCGGAAACTAAGCAAATTATCCAAAAATTTGTCTTTGGAAAATCTGCATCTTCCCGCCCCAGATGTTTAGCTACCTCTAATGACAAAAGCTATATCTATTTCTTTAACAAACATTTATATCGCTTGGGTATCATGGATACCACTCTTCCTGCCCAATACCTGATACAAAACACCGGCGGAGAATGGTATAGTTTAAATATCCAACCGAATACCAATAACCTGTTCATTACCAACGCTATGGATTATGTTCAGATAGGGAAGTTGGAAACCTATTCACCAGAAGGAAACCTAATTGGCTCAATACCGGCAGGGATAGTCCCCAATGGTGTTATTTTCTGATTACCAAAAGTTGCTTGTGGCTCAGAAAGATATAGCTTCGTTAACGGACTTTAAGCATAATCAACTTCATTAAGCGTTTTTTCTTACGGACTGATACCCCGTTCCTGATTCGCAATGAGTTGCCTTATATCTATTTTTGAATATCTTTGTATTTTAGTAGCGAAAATAAATAATGGTTACTTTCTCTCTAACCGTAAACGATAACGTTATTTTTTGCTTCTTTTTATGATGATTTTCTGAACTAAACCCCAATAACTATTAAAAAAATGGCTAATTTTCAAAATATAACAGTGCCACAATTTAATCCTGGTAAAGGTGGATTAAACTTGGTTACTATAATACTGAATGTATTCAGTATTATTATCATTTTGTTTGGCCTTATAGGTGCATTTACCGGAGGAATTAATGGTATGAAATTTTCTGATGGCATA of the Bacteroidia bacterium genome contains:
- the mrdA gene encoding penicillin-binding protein 2, with product MAMQDLKERQFVFMGIIAFVFFIYILRLGYLQLLSPDYARDAERNVVKRIVLEPSRGIIYDRKHRVYVTNTPIYDLMIVPKELFIPDTSIFERYLHLSRETIRKRIEYAKAYSMLKPSLLEKQISADLYAPLQEHLWQCRGVYTVLRNARNYLYPVGANYLGYISEVSKRDIELFENYYTQGDLIGTSGLERYYEKYLRGKKGVRKVFMDVFGRQVGTFENGKHDTIPEKGEDIVVGIDIDLQVAGEKLMQNKRGSIVAIEPETGEILAFVSAPSYDPNLLTGYEVVNNFRKLNTDTLKPLFDRPLMARYPPGSIFKIINALIALQEGTLSPNSVYPCGGGFYRNGGRPKCHLHPSPLDLNGAIQHSCNAYFAATYVDFLNSNKFRSFNQAYDVWYKYSKYFGVGQKLNVDIPGESFGRLPSRKFYDKWYKANRWRAMTIVSNSIGQGEVEMTPLQMANCVAAIANKGWYIQPHFFKSFYVSSTPSNDSIQFKRIDLPIDSTYFSVVFDAMEQVVLAGTGYLARVDSISICGKTGTAQNPHGDDHSVFVAFAPKDKPKIAIAVIIENATWGGAWAAPIAGLMIEQYLKGKITNQALFERMEQANFIDPEKNPNKVKLKDNKPKTE